One window from the genome of Solea solea chromosome 13, fSolSol10.1, whole genome shotgun sequence encodes:
- the LOC131471812 gene encoding macrophage receptor MARCO-like, with product MDGVSHTQTNPLFDMSLSRTDLYSFQPEDLKPVKPRRHWCIKVNVVFLILQNALIAFLLYKVFTLESSLSNPGVERLRAEQVFLDEEHGEGNLQTSMHNKSQETKTLRSYLLSIQNQLNGVCGEEGVLDRLRMNQNFLNTSIHNLEDKVTTIRITSGPPGSRGVAGPPGHPGPPGDRGLKGDSGVAGTKGDKGEPGDPGVAGKNGTSGPPGPPGTKGLMGPSGNQGPPGNHGMNVKGEKGDPGLPGPHGEKGARGDPGQKGLMGPSGNQGPPGNQGMNVKGEKGDPGLPGPPGQKGARGDPGQKGEIGPSGLLAVNVRLVPGKYRGRVEVRHNGVWGTVCDDSFDTVDAKVICKMLGFQSAIASFTASPGTGKIWLDDLRCLGTEEDIFDCPHGGAGVTNCQHVEDAGVHCI from the exons ATGGATGGAGTCTCACACACTCAGACTAACCCACTATTTGACATGTCACTCAGCAGAACTGATCTCTACAGTTTCCAGCCTGAGG atcTGAAGCCAGTGAAACCCAGAAGACATTGGTGTATTAAAGTGAATGTTGTGTTCTTGATCTTGCAGAACGCCCTGATTGCCTTTCTCCTTTATAAAG TCTTCACATTGGAGTCTTCCCTGTCTAATCCTGGGGTAGAGAGACTGAGAGCTGAGCAAGTGTTTCTGGATGAAGAACATGGTGAAGGCAACCTCCAGACGTCAATGCACAACAAAAGTCAGGAAACCAAGACCCTAAGAAGCTACCTCTTGTCAATACAAAACCAG CTCAATGGTGTGTGTGGAGAGGAAGGTGTGCTGGACAGGCTGAGAATGAACCAGAACTTTCTGAACACTAGCATCCACAacctggaggataaagtgacAACCATCAGAATTACATCAG GGCCTCCTGGCTCTCGAGGAGTAGCTGGACCACCAGGACATCCAGGGCCCCCGGGAGACAGGGGTCTCAAAG GTGACAGTGGTGTTGCAGGAACAAAAGGTGACAAAGGAGAACCTGGAGACCCTGGAGTTGCTGGGAAGAATG GCACATCTGGACCTCCTGGACCTCCTGGAACCAAAG gTCTCATGGGACCATCTGGGAATCAAGGGCCTCCAGGAAACCATGGAATGAATGTCAAGGGAGAAAAAGGAGATCCCGGGTTGCCAG GCCCCCATGGAGAAAAGGGTGCCCGAGGGGACCCTGGTCAAAAAG GTCTTATGGGACCATCTGGGAATCAAGGGCCTCCAGGAAATCAAGGAATGAAtgtaaaaggagaaaaaggagaTCCCGGGTTGCCAG GCCCTCCTGGACAAAAGGGTGCCCGAGGGGACCCTGGTCAAAAAG GTGAAATTGGACCAAGTGGTTTGCTTGCAG TGAATGTACGTCTTGTCCCGGGGAAGTATCGAGGCCGGGTGGAGGTGAGGCATAACGGCGTCTGGGGAACTGTTTGTGATGACAGCTTTGACACCGTTGATGCCAAGGTGATCTGTAAGATGCTGGGTTTCCAGTCTGCCATAGCCAGCTTCACTGCCAGCCCAG GGACAGGTAAGATCTGGCTGGATGACCTACGGTGCCTGGGTACAGAGGAGGACATCTTTGACTGCCCTCACGGTGGAGCTGGAGTTACCAACTGCCAACACGTCGAAGATGCTGGAGTGCATTGTATCTAG